The DNA region CGTGAGCAGGCCGGCGTTGATGGCCACCATGTCGACGCCCCGGTCCATGGCCAGCGCCCACGCCGTCTTCTCCGAGAGCGTCTTGGCCAGGGCGTGCCACAGCTGCAGTGCAGAGAGAGACAGTTCAGGTCAGGCCATCTGTCGATCCACTGCAGGCAGGTGTCAGTCTGTGGCAATCATGGATCCATTTTGCCTAAGAGGTCAAGAACATGCGCAATCATGGTGAGCCAATCATGGAAGGTTATGATAATCTGGATCAGTACTTGACCGGAATTATCAAAGCAAAAGAACACAACGCTCTTCGTGCGTCTGATGGGTCGTGTATGTCCCTTGTTTTAAGCACTCAACTCTCTTTCTGCGTGTCGTAATCCCTGAGCTACAGACAGCTGAGAAGTCAGCTTCAGCTAGCAGTCTCGACCTCATCCTTTGTTTTTGGAAAATTCAGCAGCCGTTTCCATCGCTCCAGTTACTCCTTGGCTACGCACATGCTTGGACTTTTTTACTCCTGAATTGGGTCCTTGTGTCGCGCCCAAGGGGAGCGAAGGTCGCTGAACAAAGTTGGTGACCAAGAACCCGGATTCTGAATCACACCCCATGCACAGGACGGACGAAGAGGAAGAGTGCCGGCAGGATTGGACGGGAACCCTccgtggcgtggcgtggcgtggcgtggcgcgggACGGCACGTCCACGGAGGGCGACCAGATCTCGCCATTGCGAAGGTTTCTTTCCGTGTCGGATTTGATTTGGTAAAGAGCACCGGCAGTTTCTGCTGGCGTTGCTGCGACGGCTGAGCTGCGGGGTGAAGCTACAGTTAAAGGATCAGGCCAATGGCTCAGGATGATGATGCCCCTAACCCCCAACGCCCCCCAGGGACCCAGGACATGGCCAAGTGGCCCTGCCGCTGACCCAACTTGAAACTGAATACTACACGTAGGCGCCTGCTCTGAATTTGTTTGATCTGATCATTAGTGTTGACTACTGAGTGACGCACGCACGTACCTTGAATTTCCTGCAGAAGGCGAGGTCGCTCCAGCATCTctcgtcgacggcgaggtgctCCTCCTCCTTGTCGGCGTCGCCGTTCCAGACGACGGCGGTGACGGAGGAGGTGAAGACGACCCGCTCCATGGCGTCCGTCTGCGCGCACGCCTCCAGCACGTTGTGCGCCGCGCgaacctcctcctccaccgtcaCCTCCTGCACAACCATGGCAAAGCAACCACTCATTCATGCAATCAAAATTGTTCAGAAAACCAACAACTGCACGACTTGACTTGGACAAGACTGGAGCAGCTGCGGCCATGTGGGGGATTTAATGCACGCGGGAATTTAAGGGCTGGTTAGGTTGCTCAGCTCTGGTGCAGGCTGACTGATTAGTAGCACTCCAGCTTTGGGCAGCATGGTGGTGGGAGGAGTGCTATCAATGCGCTAGGGGTACTCGACTGTACTGTGGCTCCGGTAGGGCAGGAGCAGGACCTCGTCGCGCCTGGAGGTGGATGACGacgggaggggaggaggaagaagaagggctcACTCACTCGCTCACAGCCACACATGAGCTCTGGCATTGATGAAGGGGGGCCCAGCTCACCTCTGGAGCGAATTGAAGGAACGAACACCCTAGATAGGCTTTCCATGGCGACTTGGgaggggaaaggaaaagagaaagggaaggCTCGAAACGAATCGGCTCTGCGCTGTTCTGTTCTGTTCTGTTCTGTTTATCATGCGTGCACACCACCACTTGCAGGCAGCACAGCTACAGTAGAGACGCTGCGTGTGTAATTATAATCAAAATCCAATTCTATAGTGCGCATGCTTTTTGTGATGTGCAGCAGTAAGAGAGAAAAAAAGATTCATTTCTTAGTTGTACTGATACTGGGAAAAaatagaaaagaaagaaaacacagagacagagagagagagagagagagagagagagagagacttgCGCGGTTCGTTTTGCTACTCACATCGCATTGCGCCTGGTCGTCCGGCGTGTTGAACATGCAGAAGACGCCGGCGCATCCGCGGACCGCGTCGGCGATGGCGTGGTAGTCGAAGGGGTCGGCCCGGAACACCTTGAGGCGGTGCCCGtacgcgtcgccgccgccaccgccgcgcgaGAGGTGCTTGCGCagcgctcccgccgccgcctcgccgtccccttcgtcgtcctcctccccgCGGCCGTACGTGGCGGCGTGGACGGTGTACccccggcggaggaggcggtcgacgagAGCGTGGCCCAGCGGCCCCGCGGCGTCCATGACGCACACGCTcttccccaccgccggcgcctCCACCGACCCCGGGCACATGGTCGCTCGCTCGCTTGCCTTCCTCCTCGCGCTCGGCCGGCCGGGGAGTCTGTTGGGCTGCGACCAAGAAAGCAACGCGACGCCCGGAGGAGGGGGTGGAGTGGAGTAGGCCGCGGCCGGTGATGGGGGGTGGTCGATTCACGGGGCGAAGATGATGATCCGCCGCTGCAAAGAGGGGAAGGTGAGGCGGGGAGTATATAAAAGAGACGGGGCCGTTCCGTCCGGCACAGGACAGGGCGAGAGGGAGACGGCGTCCGAGCCGGGTCGAAGTCAGAGGGCGGGCAGGCCTTCAAAGGGCGTGCCGTCGCGTCTGGTTTTCTGTTGCgctcggctcgggcggcggctgctACACGAACACGAGTACAGGTGGTGGTGGGATACGATACGGATTGGGGAGGGGCCTGGAAGCCGGTGGTGTTTTACTTGGGCGGTTGGTTGGGGAGGCGGACGCGCAGCGGCGCGAACGGAATGGCAGATGGGCATGGACGCACGCATGGATACCATACCATACCAGTGGGTAGCTGGTAGCTGGCGCATGTGGCTCCTCTTCCCCTCCGCTTCcggtgcgtgcgtgcgtgcgtgcgtgccaGATTTTTCACATGAAAGAAGGAAAGAATAAAGAGGAGCTAGGCGGAaacgagcggcggccggcgagcacCCAACGTTCCGGACTTGCAGCTGCCGGGGAGCCTCTGCTGCTCTAGAAGCCGCATTAGAAGCGAGCAGCCAACTACCTAGCCAAACGGACGGGCGCTCAATCGCGACCGCAAACCTAGCCTGGATCAAGGCGGGGCTGATGGGTGGATGAAGTTGGGTTGGGTGGGAAAAACTAACCAGGCGGAGCAAGCGCGCCTGCGCGGGCGTGGCGCGTGCGTTGGCCACCGGCTGCACTTGCCTCCGCAGAGCCTCGGCGGCCAACCGATTCCAAACACCTCCTCCATCACTTATCAAAGACAAGAGAAAAAAAATCATCCAGCTGCCTCGCTCGCATGGATGAACACCACATGCTTCAGTTCAgtccttttctctttttttcttttttttggaaaaaaaacaGCACACAGTTCTCATTACGGGCCGGATGCATACGCCATGCGCGCCAGCCAGCCTATGTGCAAGCTTCACAGCGAGAGTCTGACAGTAGCCCAAGGGAACTGAACGAACAAATGACTGCATATTCAGAGCTGATGACCCCAACCCAACATCCTGCCAGAAACCAAATACAAGCGCACATGTTCTTGTAATAGCATGCATGCTTTCTGCAGAACCTAACAAGTGGATTCAATTTCTTCCAGTTCGCAAGTGCGTCGCTTTTTGAAAATCAAATCCAAGGTGCATGCACATTAGTAAGGTCCAACCGAGTGAACTAGTACTACACTGCTCGCTTTCTCTGCTGTATCTCTCTGTCGCTCATAAAAACCTCTCTCTTTAATCAATGGGGAACCCTTATTTTCTTCCCCCAGGTCATCTAGGCCAAGCCAGCTGCAAGGTCCAAGCTCCCATCATATATTCATATCTGTGCCTGAATAAAGCTACTGAAGATGGTTTGCTCGACTTGCCAACGCCAACCAATGTTCTACAGTCCTTTCCTGTCATGCAGTATGCAGATGACACACTACTTTTTCTAAAGAGTTGTCCTGACCAACTGAATGCTCTGAAAAATATTCTTGACAATTTTCTCATGATTCGGGTCTCAAAATCAATTACAGTCAGTCAGTACTAGTGCCAATAAACACTGATGATGCTAAAATGGCTTCTCTTGCTGGCCTCTTTGGTTGCTCTATTGACAGTTTACCCTTCACTTACATGGGTATGCCCCTTGGTCTGAAAAAGCCCACCGTTACTGAGCTCTTGCCTTTAGTGAAAAAATGTGAAAAAGGCTCTTAGTCACTGCAAATATGCTCTGTCAAGGGGGAAGCTAATTCTAGTCAATTCTGTGCTGTCATCTTATCCCACTTTCCTGATGGGTCTCCTTAAAATTCATCAAACAGTGATTAAACACCTGGATAAATATAGGAAACATTTGCTTTGGAGGGGTTCTAACCTCTCTGACAAAAAGCCATCCAAAGCTGCCTGGCATATGGTCTGTTTACCCAAGAATGAGGGTGGTCTTGGTGTGATTGATCTGTCAGTGCAAAATGATGCTCTGTTAACGAAAAATCTGGACAAGTTCTTCAACAAGACTAACATTCCCTGGGTACAGCTAATCTGGAACAATTATTATGATAGTGGTAAGCTTCCAGGTTACATAAAGAGGGGTTCTTTTTGGTGGCGAGATATCATTCAACTTTTGACTCAGTACATCTTTGGGGAGGATGTGTCCCAAAATGGCAGTTTCCTGAGCTGTATTCCTTCACAAAGTGCAAGAACATTACTCTCCAGAAGGCAGCAGCAATTGAAAATATGGATGAGCTTTTTCATCTTCCAATCTCCCAAGAGACCTTTGTGCAACTGGAATTATTACTAGATGAGATAGATAATAGTCTCTCACAGGAAAACAAATGATACTTGGACCTATATTTGGGGTGCAACAACTTGCACTTCTCAAAAGGCATATCTGTTTATGAAAGGACACAGAGATATTCACTCATCCTTTAAATGGTTATGGAAGTCCCGTTGTCAGCTGAAACACAAGGTTTTTTTCTGGCTTCTTTTAAAAGACAGAACCAACGTTAGAGGGATGTTGAGACGACGAAATATGCATCTGGATGATTACAGTTGTGCTTTGTGTTCTTACCAAGATGACGAAACTGTGGAATATTTATTTCTCTCATGCCCCTTTGCTATGGCTTGCTGGAATTCAATTGGGCTGCAGGTCAATTCTGCCCAAGGGCCGTTGGTAGCTTTGGAGGATCTAAGACTTTAAATTGCATTGCCTTCTTTCATGGAAATAATTATCCTAATGTCATGGGCCATCTGGACATCAAGGAATAACTACATCTTCAAGAATGAAAACATTTCTGTGGAGGGCGCACAGAGTTACTCTAAGGAGTTTGCCATGGTTATCCATAGGGCTAAACCAAAGTATTTCCCTGTAATAGTACAATAGCTAGACAATCTGGTGTAATTTTTCTTTCTTGGTTTCTGTATCAACTCTTgtattttttctttctttcaatATATATAACCAGCGGCTCACACTCCTCCTGTTACCTAAAAAAATAATATATGTGCCTATAGGCACAAAAGCGTCTCCCGTCTCCTGAGTTTTTTTTTACCTATGCTGCTCCGGTCCAGCACCGTTAGGCCTCCTCCAGTGACGCTAAGTCGCTAGCTTATAAGAGTAAAATATAATATTTTATCAAGatggaaaagagagaggaaagagaAGAGCTATCTCTTGATTCTTGATCAAGAGATAATCTTATACATATATTCCAAGAGTATGTGAGCCTGATACGTAGACCTGTCTGTATCTTAAGTTGTGTGCTAAGAGTTAGACCATTAAAGAAATAATTTCTTATGCTATCTCTTTGTTGTAAGCTAGCAGTTGGTTCAACCTTTGGAGGAGATCTTAGTACAGCACGCACGCTGTCGCAAGCATTGATTGCGATTATCTTTTTTTGAAATAACTAGGCAAATATGCTTGTGCATTGCTACGGACAAAGTTGGTATAAATATCGAATACGTATAGTTATCCGTACCTTAATTTGTAGGGATCTACGTGATCGAATCGTGGATGGAGAGCTGGTCCGACTCGCATACGGGATGGACTAAGACCCACCTGTCAATGACCTAAGGTGGACCAACCATAAAAATTTAGATGGAAATCTTACCTGCTTTAGAAATAGATATAGAATTGTTTAGAACGAATTATCCTGTCCGTCCATTTGTGTGATCGAGCATGCAAATACGATTCCGGCCTGCCTAGCTTGGCGTGCGTGCTTCGTCGGCCATCCCGTTTTCCCGTGTCATCGGGGACGTGATAGATGCACGTCTTTGATGTGACGTGTACTTGCATTGCTAATCTTGCTTGCTTCACAACTTTGATGGTCGTATTTATCGGGTAGGCAAGGCGGCCGTCTTTATTTGTTGTGCCTGGTACAAGTGTAGTAAATAATAGAGTATGCTTAAACCACTTGACTAATCCCGTTGCCATGCACGTCGCCGTTCTAGTTCCGCTGCTACCTCATTGGCCACCCGCAGCGAGGCAGTCAGAGACGTCCGAGGATAAACTACAGAGCTGAGCACGACTGGTGAAGAAGCATACCGCAACGTGCAAGGCGTCTCGTTTTACTTTTTTTTAGGAAAAGTTTTACTTTCTTTGCTTTAAGTCTTTATCCCTCCAAGTCCTTGCACAGTTACTGACTTGGCTTGGTAGGGTTTTGGCTAAGTAATGTGAGCCATGGACTCTTCAGACACAATGGATTATTGCTCGTCGTTTGCTAGTAGTACTCCTTCCACTTTTACCTGTGTGTGCTGGTGGTGGCCACGTGTGCTGTGTGCTTCATGTCTGCCCGGCTGCTATGCTAGCAATCTGCATGTATTCTTTATTTGCATGATGAGGTGATATGATAAGATATGTTCAGGGTGTGACGACAACCATGATGTTTTTGTCCATGACCTCAGCTCATGCATCATCTTAGATACTACTTAATCCATCTGGAAGTAGTAATCTTAGTGGAGGATGTGCTTTAGACGAGACAAAAAGGTAGTAATCAAATGCGAAAAGGAAAGGGAACATGACAAGCCGTATTAGTCCCACGTCCGATAGATGATCACTCCTTAGCTTGGATGTATTTGTATCATGTATGGTTAATGGTTATATAGCCACCTAGCTGGTTAGAGAAATGATTTGCTTGGGACATAATAACCGGATAACAAACTTTTGCCTTTTCCCTGTTATTTCAAGTAAAGTAGTTCTAGGTTTTACTTCAGTGAGTTCAAGTTTCAACTCGGAATCTCTCCAACCACAACTTTCAACTTGAGATGGGAAACTACAAGTGAGATTTAAACTTAAACTCCAACTTGAACTTTCAAACTAAATTGAAGGAGGCTATACGAATCACGACACAAAAATATTAAGGCGTTGAAGGAGATGAGGAAGAAGGTCTTCGTTTATAGGGACCGGGGAGGGCTGAATGCCCCCCTTTgaaattctttttttttgaagggTCGACGGAGGGGGAGAGGATCCCCATCTGATTCATTCAATCATTTTCAGTGGCTCTGAAAGATCTGATCGTTTCACATGAGTGTTTTCGGTGGGTTTACATTGCCAAAGGAAAAACAGAAGACCATTGATCTACCAAAGATCATTCATGCATGAAATTAATCAAGGGTATGTCAACCAAGTGCTTCTCAATTGCTGCCCACCTGATTTTTTTCATTCGTCCATCTATGGTTGCTCGTCAATGTCTTCTTCCCTAGCTCCCAACTTTGGTTGCTCTTGGCATAGCAATGCCCCATTCACCACAGATGCCTCCTTGCGCTTCCCACTACTGCTATCCGCTCCATCGTTGCCACCCCTCCCCCACGCAATCACCATCTACCACCATCTTGGGCAAGCAGCATCACACCACCTTGCACCCACGAGTCCACCACCACCGTACGGCCCTCCCTTCGAGCTCATCCGACTCTAGCAACCCAATTCAAATTGCTACCCGCTAATACTAAATCTCCAATCTCATCGAGGTCTCTACTAGAGCAAGAGGAAATGGACCTAGAGTTAAGTTGCACGGCGCAGCACCAGACACTATAAAAAATGATCTTTCATCCTCCTCATTTGTCCCGATCAGTTTTGAATCCGGACCTAATATTTTCAATATTTTCATTAATCCCTGGTCCAACGGTTAGGGACCTATCGGGGATGGGGAACATTTAGTCCTGGTTGAAGCCACCAACTAGGACTAAAAGTTCCTCATTTATCCCGATTGGTGGCTCCAGCTGGGACTAGAGGCTCATGTCCCTCATTTATCCCGGCTGGATCTAATCGAGATAATAGAGGTTTCTCAACCGGTACTTAGTAAATTTTTCTATACTAGTGAGCATCAGAGAGGGTCTGCAAGGTCAAAAACACCTTTATCTTATTTAGCTTATCCTTTGATTAAACCAACCATTTAACTTCAATTAAATATCCAAGTAAACCTCATGAAAAGTTGAGTGCATCTGCAGATTATTGAACTGTGCTTTACAAATTAGGGTCCACTAGACATTCAGATATTGAACTGTGTTTTTGAGTTGGACAGAAAGCAATCAAGCAAGCAGTGGCGGAGGACCATGGAGGCAAGGTATGGCCATCTTGCTTTTTCTATTATATATATTTCTTTTAATCCTTAGTTTCGATCAGTTAAGTAATGAGCATTTGACAATACAGAAAATTAGAAAAAGAAGTAGCCCTCCTTAGCGGTTGTAGAAGTGGGCAAGTGATTCGTTAATCATACATCCACGTGATAAATAGCAAATTTTATTGCTTGAAGATTGATTAACTCCGCCATACCTCAATTTTTATACGACATCCACTGCAAGCAAGTACTACACCCTACATCGACGGACGACGGGGACGTCGTGCGCGTACACGGTGGGGGCAAGGCAAACAACAGGTGGCGGTTTACTATTCGAGAGGACGTGCACATTCTAGACGTAGATGGAGTAAATTCGGGCGGGGGCTTTATGCACGGCCAGGGCAGGCAGGCCGCAGGCCCACTGTCCATCCGTCCGGCCTGCCGGGCCGGGCGGGGCGGTCAGGTCGGCCGGTGGACCAGCCGCCAGATAGCTGTAGCTAGCTTTGCCAGTGGCTGAGCGCGCATGGAGTGAGGGACCCATGCACCGTGTCGCCGCCGTCCTTTAAATGCCCACTTCGCTGGCCGCTGCCGGCCTGCCGCTGCCCACCTACACGATCGAGATAGCACGCGGCCACGCAGAGTCGCACGCCACCAAGTCAAATCGTGTGTGCTCACGGCCCAGCTAGGATCTGCAGTCCGGCCATTTAATTTGATGCTAGTACACCCCCAGCTACTTAAGTGCATTCAACGGCGAACGAGGGTCAGGGGGTTTTGGTTACGGAGGGCTTTAGCCCTGTTACCACTCATATAAATAAAATCGAACTACAAAACTAATTGTAAAACCTTCACATTAATTCGCAAGATAAATCTAATAAGATATATTAATTAGTGGATGATTATTATGAGCATCACTATagcaaattatagattaattaggctcgttaaattcgtctcgtgaatcAGCATCTATCCGTGAAAAAATTttgtaaacagattttatttaatactttcaaatgataagattctttttaaCGTGACAGGGTTAAATTTTAACCTCCAAAACCAAACAGGATCTAGTATGCATTACACGTCCAGTCCATGTCAACTGCCTACAAACTTTCTGTAGGCTTATCTAATTCGTTCTACTATGACCCAGTAATTGGTCTCCAGAGCTGGAGGGACGAGCGCCACTGCCACGGTGGCACCGCAAGAGGAAGAGTAGGTACCTTTACTGTCTCGTTCCAAACTGCTGTCACTCCCGGGTTTAGATCCGACTGTAGGCAGTGATAGTAGGTTTGTTTTCCATACTGATGTATTTGCTATTGCAGATGGTAGAACCGGCGGTACTAGTATTTTTATTTCTATACCTATTTTTTTAAGCACGTAAAGTTTCCACATAAATTTTTGATTGGTACATCTATGTTATTGACAGGTGTAACCTAATGCATCCTGTATGCGAGCCGGATCAGATCTCCGTCCACGACTCGATCACGACTCGATCATATAGATCGTTACAAATTAACGGATGAACAACTATACGTATCCGATATTTATACCAACTTTATCCGTAGCAACATATTGTCTAGTTTTTCTAAAAAGAACAAATCAACTCGCACAAATCATCCTCTTTTATTGGGTTATCAAGGGATCCTCCAATTATAAATTACGATAGAATGCCTAGCTATAGTTGGCACACTATTTTCGCTAATACATGACCTCAGTCGAGCCAGCGCAATAGGCAATTTTCCACACCCATCACCCCGCACTAGGTGCCTCCCACACATCCACCCCTCCCTGCACCATTATCACCTATTTGCCCTTCACCCAATCGCTCGAGGTGTTGGATCGAGGTGGACCGTGCTGGGCTTCATTCTCTCTATCATCCATCAACGTGCTTGTCGTGGGAGAGTACTTATCCCTCCATCATCCATCCTGGTGCCATTTTGATAGCAATAAATCTCATAGTAGCGGAGACCACTGACGCTTATGCCTAGTCAATATTTCTTTTAAAAGTCATCTCCTCTCAGGGACGGATCACGCTAAACACTGAGGGCTCatcttctctttcttcttcctcctccactttctcttcttcctctccctccttttCTACCTCTTTTTCAACCATGGCCCGAAATTATGAGGGGCTTAAGGGACTCCATGGACTTTATGGAGATAGCCCTAAGCCCCCCTTGGGATCGGCCACTATCTTCTCTTATTCTTCTCTGCAGTACGGTGGGTTGGGTCAATATGTTCGCCTCTCTCGACACAACACTACTGGTAGCGTGAGCTCAGCTCAACTGTACTTATACATGACCTTagctttctctttctctctcaacTACCTGCTCATCCCCATAACCTCTGATGTTTATTACTTTCTCCGTCCACGAAAGAATGCAACTCTCACTTTCCAATAAGTCAAAATTTTATACAAAATAGTAGTAATATTTATGTTACAAAATAAGTATTCTTAGATTaatcatgtaatatattttATACTAAATCTATTTGAAAATATAAATATTAGCAATTTTTTAATATAAAATTAGTCAAGTTCGAAATTGTTGATTCTTCGGGATACGAGAATTGCATTTCTTCCGTGGACGAGGGAGTACGACGAACGCACTGTGCACCAGCTGGTTGGTTTTCCACGGGCAGCCGGAGATTGAGAATATGCAAGAGATGACAGCGGATGGTGAGACGATCGATCGAGAGGCTCCTCGTGTACTGCTCTCCGTTGCCAAGCTGCCTGCTAGCTCATCAGCCCATAAATGGAGGACAGCAACCGTCAAACTGACATCCTCCCTTTCTCCCAGCTGCCTGTCTACTCTACTTCGAGTTGGTTGCAAGAGCTAGCGTCCCATGCTTTCCTTGCTCTCATTTTCTCTCTCGGCTCCTTCAACTGCATCCTCACTTCTGGTACATACTTCTAGATGCCACGTGCAAGCCAGGATGCCTGCTTTGCATGAGCTTGACAATTAGTATAATTAAACTTTTTTGAGCAACCATTAGTATAATTAAACTAATTTATGAAATTTTGTACTGGGCTTAATCAACCGCATGCCAGCAACGACGATCCCGGCCGGATTAAACAACGCCGCCCTACACGGGCCGACAAGAGACTTAAACTGTTCGGCCCAGGCCCAACTACTGATTCTCTAGTACATTCTTCTTCATGGGCCACCACACTCATCTCCCCATCCCGCCCACTAGCTCGTGAGTCCACGGAAGCCCAGACCAACAAGCGAAGCAGCTCTCAGCTGCAGCCATGGCGacgaccgccgccgcgccgggcctcgccgtcgccgcaacCGATCCCATCCGCTCCTTCCtatcctccgccgccgcctcgggcgacCTCGGCGCGGACCTCCGGGAGCTCGCGTCTGCGCTCTCATCGGAGCCCGCCGTCCCCTACCGCTCCCTCCGCGCCATCTGGTGCGCCGCCTCGCCAGacgcccgcccgcccctccgCAGCCTCCTCCGGGGCGCCGACTTTGTGCTTCCCAGCCCCAAGCCTCGCGAGAAGGTTCTCTCTCGTCCTCTTGATCCTTCGTGATGCTGGTTTTGTTCT from Panicum hallii strain FIL2 chromosome 9, PHallii_v3.1, whole genome shotgun sequence includes:
- the LOC112876206 gene encoding cinnamoyl-CoA reductase-like SNL6 — encoded protein: MCPGSVEAPAVGKSVCVMDAAGPLGHALVDRLLRRGYTVHAATYGRGEEDDEGDGEAAAGALRKHLSRGGGGGDAYGHRLKVFRADPFDYHAIADAVRGCAGVFCMFNTPDDQAQCDEVTVEEEVRAAHNVLEACAQTDAMERVVFTSSVTAVVWNGDADKEEEHLAVDERCWSDLAFCRKFKLWHALAKTLSEKTAWALAMDRGVDMVAINAGLLTAPGLTAAHPYLKGAPDMYGGGVLATVDVDFLADAHVAAYECPTAYGRYLCFDNAVCRPEDAVKLAQMLSPAALRSPPSEELKVIPQRIQNKKLNKLMLEFASGVYGELD